The following proteins come from a genomic window of Selenomonadales bacterium:
- a CDS encoding MFS transporter, with protein MSKSETMPNGERHVKASPLAALRHRNFRWFWSGQCVSLIGSWMQRASQAWLVLEMTDSPFLLGLIGVMQFLPVMLLSLVAGVIADRLPKRKLILAMQLSLGAQALILSALVYTGRVEYWHVLLLALWQGVATAFDTPTRQSFIVEMVGKKDLMNAISLNSAIFNGARVIGPAIGGLVMHHFGAGLAFLLNGVSYLFVCYALLIMQIDGSPRQVRERSMLREIKEGLNYAQRTPQVLEVLSLVGLIGIFSLNMSILIPVLARDVLGQTAAGFGLLMSFMGAGAVCGAGSLAYLSHLGPKRQLLFGGAFAMTVTQILLSQVTGYWASVALVFLLGGGLITYSATANSSLQVAAPDHLRGRVMSLHSLLNGGTSPLGNLFAGTVTDLFGAAGGFLACGGIGLLCTTLLYWRGGARAAGNDSSRREESPSNTTL; from the coding sequence ATGAGCAAGAGCGAAACTATGCCTAACGGCGAGCGCCATGTTAAAGCAAGCCCGCTGGCAGCACTAAGACACCGCAATTTCCGTTGGTTTTGGTCCGGACAGTGCGTGTCGCTGATCGGCTCTTGGATGCAGCGCGCGAGCCAAGCTTGGCTGGTGCTAGAGATGACAGACTCGCCGTTTTTGCTTGGGCTAATCGGCGTGATGCAGTTCTTGCCGGTTATGCTCCTGAGCCTTGTGGCAGGCGTGATTGCCGACCGTTTGCCTAAGCGCAAACTCATCTTGGCCATGCAGCTTTCGCTTGGAGCACAGGCGCTTATCCTGTCGGCACTCGTCTATACCGGGCGGGTGGAGTATTGGCATGTCCTTCTCTTAGCCCTGTGGCAGGGTGTAGCAACCGCTTTTGACACGCCGACGCGCCAGTCGTTTATTGTGGAGATGGTGGGCAAAAAAGACTTAATGAACGCCATATCGCTTAACTCCGCTATCTTTAACGGCGCGCGCGTTATTGGCCCGGCGATTGGGGGCCTGGTCATGCACCATTTTGGCGCGGGGCTTGCCTTCTTGCTTAATGGCGTCAGCTATTTGTTTGTCTGCTATGCCCTGCTCATTATGCAGATCGACGGCTCGCCGCGCCAAGTGCGTGAGCGCTCTATGCTGCGGGAAATTAAGGAAGGGCTGAATTACGCCCAGCGCACACCGCAAGTCCTAGAGGTTCTCTCCCTAGTCGGCTTAATCGGCATCTTTTCGCTGAACATGAGCATCCTTATTCCCGTGCTGGCGCGCGATGTCTTAGGGCAGACCGCGGCTGGCTTCGGGCTCTTAATGTCTTTTATGGGAGCAGGCGCGGTGTGTGGTGCTGGCTCACTGGCGTATCTTTCACACCTTGGTCCCAAACGCCAGTTGCTCTTTGGCGGGGCCTTTGCCATGACTGTTACCCAAATCCTGTTGTCGCAGGTTACCGGCTACTGGGCGTCTGTGGCACTGGTTTTCCTCTTGGGAGGGGGGCTTATCACCTACAGCGCTACCGCTAACTCGAGTTTACAGGTAGCCGCACCCGACCACTTGCGCGGCCGCGTGATGAGCCTGCACAGTCTCTTAAACGGCGGCACATCGCCGCTTGGGAATCTATTCGCCGGCACGGTGACCGACCTCTTCGGCGCTGCGGGCGGCTTCCTGGCCTGCGGCGGCATAGGGCTGCTCTGCACGACCTTGCTTTATTGGCGGGGCGGCGCGCGTGCGGCAGGGAATGACAGCAGTCGTCGCGAAGAAAGTCCATCAAACACGACTCTCTAG